One window of Manihot esculenta cultivar AM560-2 chromosome 17, M.esculenta_v8, whole genome shotgun sequence genomic DNA carries:
- the LOC110604588 gene encoding 40S ribosomal protein S7 — MYTAKQKIHKDKDAEPTEFEESVAQAFFDLENTNQELKSDMKDLYINSAIQIDLAGNRKAVVIHVPFRLRKAYRKIHVRLVRELEKKFSGKDVILIASRRILRPPKKGSAAQRPRTRTLTAVHEAMLEDIVLPAEIVGKRTRYRIDGSKIMKVFLDPKERNNTEYKLETFAAVYRKLSGKDVVFEFPVTEA; from the exons ATGTATACTGCAAAGCAGAAGATTCACAAGGACAAGGATGCTGAACCCACTGAATTTGAGGAATCCGTAGCGCAG GCTTTCTTTGATCTGGAAAATACTAACCAGGAGCTGAAAAGTGACAtgaaggatctctacatcaatTCAGCTAT CCAAATCGATCTTGCTGGGAACCGGAAGGCTGTTGTCATCCATGTTCCTTTCAGATTGAGGAAAGCTTATAGAAAGATTCATGTTAGGCTTGTGAGAGAACTTGAGAAGAAGTTCAGTGGAAAG GATGTAATCCTGATTGCTAGTAGGAGGATATTAAGGCCTCCAAAGAAAGGTTCAGCTGCTCAAAGGCCTCGCACCCGTACGCTTACTGCCGTGCACGAGGCAATGTTGGAGGATATTGTACTGCCTGCTGAAATTGTTGGGAAGCGTACCAGATACCGAATTGATGGGTCTAAGATAATGAAG GTTTTCTTGGACCCAAAGGAGAGGAACAACACAGAGTACAAGTTGGAGACTTTTGCTGCAGTTTACAGGAAGCTCTCGGGCAAAGATGTTGTGTTTGAGTTTCCGGTGACCGAGGCATAA